A stretch of Bos taurus isolate L1 Dominette 01449 registration number 42190680 breed Hereford chromosome 5, ARS-UCD2.0, whole genome shotgun sequence DNA encodes these proteins:
- the PRICKLE1 gene encoding prickle-like protein 1 isoform X2, with protein MERADRATVWCPVTEKPAVDSVMMPLEMEPKMSKLAFGCQRSSTSDDDSGCALEEYAWVPPGLRPEQIQLYFACLPEEKVPYVNSPGEKHRIKQLLYQLPPHDNEVRYCQTLSEEEKKELQVFSAQRKKEALGRGTIKLLSRAVMHAVCEQCGLKINGGEIAVFASRAGPGVCWHPSCFVCFTCSELLVDLIYFYQDGKIHCGRHHAELLKPRCSACDEIIFADECTEAEGRHWHMKHFCCLECETVLGGQRYIMKDGRPFCCGCFESLYAEYCETCGEHIGVDHAQMTYDGQHWHATEACFSCAQCKTSLLGCPFLPKQGQIYCSKTCSLGEDVHASDSSDSAFQSARSRDSRRSVRMGKSSRSADQCRQSLLLSPALNYKFPGLSGNADDTLSRKLDDLSLSRQGANFVSEEFWKGRVEHETPEDPEEWAEHEDYMTQLLLKFGDKSLFQQQPSEMDIRASEHWIADNMVKNKTELKQNNQSLASKKYQSDMYWAQSQDGLGDSAYGSHPGPASSRRLQELDLDHGASGYNHDQTQWYEDSLECLSDLKPEQSVRDSMDSLALSNITGASVDGESKPRPSLYSLQNFEEIETEDCEKMSNMGTLNSSMLHRSTESLKSLSSELCPEKVLPEEKPVHLPVLRRSKSQSRPQQVKFSDDVIDNGSYENIEIRQPPMSERTRRRVYHFEERGPRSHYHRRRRSRKSRSDNALNLVTERKYSPKDRLRLYTPDNYEKFIQNKSAREIQAYIQNADLYGQYTHATSDYALQNPGGPRFLGLYGEDDDSWCSSSTSSSSDSEEEGYFLGQPIPQPRPQRYAYYTDDLSSPTSALPTPQFGQRTTKSKKKKGHKGKNCIIS; from the exons aTCCAGCTCTATTTTGCTTGCTTACCAGAGGAAAAGGTTCCTTATGTTAACAGCCCTGGAGAGAAGCACCGAATTAAACAGCTTTTGTACCAGTTGCCACCACATGATAATGAG GTGCGGTACTGCCAGACTTTGAGtgaggaggagaaaaaagaacttcAAGTGTTCAGTGCTCAGCGGAAGAAAGAAGCACTAGGAAGAGGAACAATTAAACTTCTGTCCAGAGCAGTAATGCACGCCGTGTGCGAGCAG TGTGGGTTGAAGATAAACGGAGGTGAGATTGCAGTGTTTGCCTCTCGAGCGGGCCCGGGAGTGTGCTGGCACCCATCCTGCTTTGTCTGCTTCACGTGCAGTGAGCTGCTGGTCGACCTCATCTATTTTTATCAGGATGGAAAAATTCACTGTGGCCGGCACCATGCTGAGCTGCTCAAACCCCGGTGCTCAGCATGTGACGAG ataatttttgctGATGAGTGCACAGAGGCTGAGGGTCGGCATTGGCACATGAAACACTTCTGCTGCCTGGAGTGCGAGACGGTCCTGGGCGGGCAGAGGTACATCATGAAGGACGGCCGCCCATTCTGCTGCGGCTGCTTCGAGTCCCTGTATGCAGAGTACTGCGAGACATGCGGGGAGCATATTG GTGTGGACCACGCACAGATGACCTATGATGGGCAGCACTGGCATGCCACGGAGGCCTGCTTTTCCTGTGCCCAGTGCAAAACCTCTCTGTTGGGATGCCCCTTCCTCCCCAAACAAGGCCAGATTTATTGCTCGAAGACATGCAGCCTCGGTGAAGACGTGCATGCCTCCGATTCCTCTGACTCTGCATTCCAGTCAGCTCGATCAAGAGACTCCAGAAGAAGTGTGCGGATGGGCAAGAGCAGCCGGTCAGCAGATCAGTGTCGTCAGTCCCTCCTTTTGTCCCCTGCTCTGAACTATAAGTTTCCTGGCCTGTCAGGCAATGCTGACGACACCCTCTCTCGGAAGCTGGACGATCTGAGCCTTTCCAGGCAAGGAGCAAATTTTGTCAGTGAAGAATTTTGGAAAGGCAGAGTAGAGCACGAAACCCCCGAAGACCCTGAAGAATGGGCCGAGCATGAAGATTATATGACACAGCTCCTCCTCAAGTTTGGTGATAAAAGTCTCTTTCAGCAGCAGCCCAGTGAGATGGACATTCGAGCCAGTGAGCACTGGATAGCTGATAACATGGTTAAAAATAAGACTGAGTTGAAGCAAAACAACCAGAGCCTTGCAAGTAAAAAATACCAATCTGATATGTATTGGGCACAGTCACAAGATGGACTAGGAGATTCAGCTTATGGCAGCCACCCGGGCCCTGCGAGCAGTCGAAGACTCCAGGAATTGGATCTGGACCATGGGGCTTCAGGATACAATCACGATCAAACACAGTGgtatgaagattccctggagtgctTGTCAGACCTCAAACCAGAGCAAAGTGTTCGGGATTCTATGGATTCTTTGGCTTTGTCTAATATCACAG gggCTTCAGTGGATGGAGAAAGCAAGCCGAGGCCATCGTTGTATTCTCTGCAAAACTTTGAGGAAATAGAGACAGAAGATTGTGAGAAAATGAGCAATATGGGGACTCTGAACTCTTCCATGCTGCACAGGAGCACGGAGTCCTTGAAGAGTCTCAGTTCAGAGCTGTGTCCAGAAAAAGTCCTGCCCGAGGAGAAGCCGGTTCACCTGCCAGTGCTCCGAAGGTCCAAGTCTCAGTCCAGGCCACAGCAGGTCAAGTTTTCAGATGATGTCATCGACAACGGAAGCTATGAGAACATCGAAATCCGGCAGCCGCCCATGAGTGAGCGAACTCGGAGACGGGTGTACCATTTTGAAGAGAGGGGACCCAGGTCACACTACCATCGCCGCAGGAGAAGTAGGAAGTCCCGCTCAGACAATGCCCTGAACCTTGTCACAGAAAGAAAATACTCTCCCAAGGACAGGCTGCGGCTCTACACCCCCGATAACTACGAAAAGTTTATCCAGAATAAGAGTGCCCGGGAGATCCAGGCCTACATCCAGAATGCTGACCTCTATGGGCAGTACACCCACGCCACTTCTGACTACGCCCTGCAGAACCCGGGGGGACCGCGATTTCTAGGCCTCTATGGGGAGGACGACGACTCCTGGtgctcctcctccacctcctcctcctctgactcGGAAGAAGAAGGGTATTTTCTTGGACAACCAATTCCTCAGCCCCGGCCGCAGAGATACGCCTACTACACAGACGACCTTTCTAGTCCAACTTCTGCACTCCCCACTCCTCAGTTTGGTCAGAGGACAACTAAATCCAAGAAGAAAAAGGGACACAAGGGCAAAAACTGTATTATTTCTTAA
- the PRICKLE1 gene encoding prickle-like protein 1 — MPLEMEPKMSKLAFGCQRSSTSDDDSGCALEEYAWVPPGLRPEQIQLYFACLPEEKVPYVNSPGEKHRIKQLLYQLPPHDNEVRYCQTLSEEEKKELQVFSAQRKKEALGRGTIKLLSRAVMHAVCEQCGLKINGGEIAVFASRAGPGVCWHPSCFVCFTCSELLVDLIYFYQDGKIHCGRHHAELLKPRCSACDEIIFADECTEAEGRHWHMKHFCCLECETVLGGQRYIMKDGRPFCCGCFESLYAEYCETCGEHIGVDHAQMTYDGQHWHATEACFSCAQCKTSLLGCPFLPKQGQIYCSKTCSLGEDVHASDSSDSAFQSARSRDSRRSVRMGKSSRSADQCRQSLLLSPALNYKFPGLSGNADDTLSRKLDDLSLSRQGANFVSEEFWKGRVEHETPEDPEEWAEHEDYMTQLLLKFGDKSLFQQQPSEMDIRASEHWIADNMVKNKTELKQNNQSLASKKYQSDMYWAQSQDGLGDSAYGSHPGPASSRRLQELDLDHGASGYNHDQTQWYEDSLECLSDLKPEQSVRDSMDSLALSNITGASVDGESKPRPSLYSLQNFEEIETEDCEKMSNMGTLNSSMLHRSTESLKSLSSELCPEKVLPEEKPVHLPVLRRSKSQSRPQQVKFSDDVIDNGSYENIEIRQPPMSERTRRRVYHFEERGPRSHYHRRRRSRKSRSDNALNLVTERKYSPKDRLRLYTPDNYEKFIQNKSAREIQAYIQNADLYGQYTHATSDYALQNPGGPRFLGLYGEDDDSWCSSSTSSSSDSEEEGYFLGQPIPQPRPQRYAYYTDDLSSPTSALPTPQFGQRTTKSKKKKGHKGKNCIIS; from the exons aTCCAGCTCTATTTTGCTTGCTTACCAGAGGAAAAGGTTCCTTATGTTAACAGCCCTGGAGAGAAGCACCGAATTAAACAGCTTTTGTACCAGTTGCCACCACATGATAATGAG GTGCGGTACTGCCAGACTTTGAGtgaggaggagaaaaaagaacttcAAGTGTTCAGTGCTCAGCGGAAGAAAGAAGCACTAGGAAGAGGAACAATTAAACTTCTGTCCAGAGCAGTAATGCACGCCGTGTGCGAGCAG TGTGGGTTGAAGATAAACGGAGGTGAGATTGCAGTGTTTGCCTCTCGAGCGGGCCCGGGAGTGTGCTGGCACCCATCCTGCTTTGTCTGCTTCACGTGCAGTGAGCTGCTGGTCGACCTCATCTATTTTTATCAGGATGGAAAAATTCACTGTGGCCGGCACCATGCTGAGCTGCTCAAACCCCGGTGCTCAGCATGTGACGAG ataatttttgctGATGAGTGCACAGAGGCTGAGGGTCGGCATTGGCACATGAAACACTTCTGCTGCCTGGAGTGCGAGACGGTCCTGGGCGGGCAGAGGTACATCATGAAGGACGGCCGCCCATTCTGCTGCGGCTGCTTCGAGTCCCTGTATGCAGAGTACTGCGAGACATGCGGGGAGCATATTG GTGTGGACCACGCACAGATGACCTATGATGGGCAGCACTGGCATGCCACGGAGGCCTGCTTTTCCTGTGCCCAGTGCAAAACCTCTCTGTTGGGATGCCCCTTCCTCCCCAAACAAGGCCAGATTTATTGCTCGAAGACATGCAGCCTCGGTGAAGACGTGCATGCCTCCGATTCCTCTGACTCTGCATTCCAGTCAGCTCGATCAAGAGACTCCAGAAGAAGTGTGCGGATGGGCAAGAGCAGCCGGTCAGCAGATCAGTGTCGTCAGTCCCTCCTTTTGTCCCCTGCTCTGAACTATAAGTTTCCTGGCCTGTCAGGCAATGCTGACGACACCCTCTCTCGGAAGCTGGACGATCTGAGCCTTTCCAGGCAAGGAGCAAATTTTGTCAGTGAAGAATTTTGGAAAGGCAGAGTAGAGCACGAAACCCCCGAAGACCCTGAAGAATGGGCCGAGCATGAAGATTATATGACACAGCTCCTCCTCAAGTTTGGTGATAAAAGTCTCTTTCAGCAGCAGCCCAGTGAGATGGACATTCGAGCCAGTGAGCACTGGATAGCTGATAACATGGTTAAAAATAAGACTGAGTTGAAGCAAAACAACCAGAGCCTTGCAAGTAAAAAATACCAATCTGATATGTATTGGGCACAGTCACAAGATGGACTAGGAGATTCAGCTTATGGCAGCCACCCGGGCCCTGCGAGCAGTCGAAGACTCCAGGAATTGGATCTGGACCATGGGGCTTCAGGATACAATCACGATCAAACACAGTGgtatgaagattccctggagtgctTGTCAGACCTCAAACCAGAGCAAAGTGTTCGGGATTCTATGGATTCTTTGGCTTTGTCTAATATCACAG gggCTTCAGTGGATGGAGAAAGCAAGCCGAGGCCATCGTTGTATTCTCTGCAAAACTTTGAGGAAATAGAGACAGAAGATTGTGAGAAAATGAGCAATATGGGGACTCTGAACTCTTCCATGCTGCACAGGAGCACGGAGTCCTTGAAGAGTCTCAGTTCAGAGCTGTGTCCAGAAAAAGTCCTGCCCGAGGAGAAGCCGGTTCACCTGCCAGTGCTCCGAAGGTCCAAGTCTCAGTCCAGGCCACAGCAGGTCAAGTTTTCAGATGATGTCATCGACAACGGAAGCTATGAGAACATCGAAATCCGGCAGCCGCCCATGAGTGAGCGAACTCGGAGACGGGTGTACCATTTTGAAGAGAGGGGACCCAGGTCACACTACCATCGCCGCAGGAGAAGTAGGAAGTCCCGCTCAGACAATGCCCTGAACCTTGTCACAGAAAGAAAATACTCTCCCAAGGACAGGCTGCGGCTCTACACCCCCGATAACTACGAAAAGTTTATCCAGAATAAGAGTGCCCGGGAGATCCAGGCCTACATCCAGAATGCTGACCTCTATGGGCAGTACACCCACGCCACTTCTGACTACGCCCTGCAGAACCCGGGGGGACCGCGATTTCTAGGCCTCTATGGGGAGGACGACGACTCCTGGtgctcctcctccacctcctcctcctctgactcGGAAGAAGAAGGGTATTTTCTTGGACAACCAATTCCTCAGCCCCGGCCGCAGAGATACGCCTACTACACAGACGACCTTTCTAGTCCAACTTCTGCACTCCCCACTCCTCAGTTTGGTCAGAGGACAACTAAATCCAAGAAGAAAAAGGGACACAAGGGCAAAAACTGTATTATTTCTTAA
- the PRICKLE1 gene encoding prickle-like protein 1 isoform X1, protein MERADRAATVWCPVTEKPAVDSVMMPLEMEPKMSKLAFGCQRSSTSDDDSGCALEEYAWVPPGLRPEQIQLYFACLPEEKVPYVNSPGEKHRIKQLLYQLPPHDNEVRYCQTLSEEEKKELQVFSAQRKKEALGRGTIKLLSRAVMHAVCEQCGLKINGGEIAVFASRAGPGVCWHPSCFVCFTCSELLVDLIYFYQDGKIHCGRHHAELLKPRCSACDEIIFADECTEAEGRHWHMKHFCCLECETVLGGQRYIMKDGRPFCCGCFESLYAEYCETCGEHIGVDHAQMTYDGQHWHATEACFSCAQCKTSLLGCPFLPKQGQIYCSKTCSLGEDVHASDSSDSAFQSARSRDSRRSVRMGKSSRSADQCRQSLLLSPALNYKFPGLSGNADDTLSRKLDDLSLSRQGANFVSEEFWKGRVEHETPEDPEEWAEHEDYMTQLLLKFGDKSLFQQQPSEMDIRASEHWIADNMVKNKTELKQNNQSLASKKYQSDMYWAQSQDGLGDSAYGSHPGPASSRRLQELDLDHGASGYNHDQTQWYEDSLECLSDLKPEQSVRDSMDSLALSNITGASVDGESKPRPSLYSLQNFEEIETEDCEKMSNMGTLNSSMLHRSTESLKSLSSELCPEKVLPEEKPVHLPVLRRSKSQSRPQQVKFSDDVIDNGSYENIEIRQPPMSERTRRRVYHFEERGPRSHYHRRRRSRKSRSDNALNLVTERKYSPKDRLRLYTPDNYEKFIQNKSAREIQAYIQNADLYGQYTHATSDYALQNPGGPRFLGLYGEDDDSWCSSSTSSSSDSEEEGYFLGQPIPQPRPQRYAYYTDDLSSPTSALPTPQFGQRTTKSKKKKGHKGKNCIIS, encoded by the exons aTCCAGCTCTATTTTGCTTGCTTACCAGAGGAAAAGGTTCCTTATGTTAACAGCCCTGGAGAGAAGCACCGAATTAAACAGCTTTTGTACCAGTTGCCACCACATGATAATGAG GTGCGGTACTGCCAGACTTTGAGtgaggaggagaaaaaagaacttcAAGTGTTCAGTGCTCAGCGGAAGAAAGAAGCACTAGGAAGAGGAACAATTAAACTTCTGTCCAGAGCAGTAATGCACGCCGTGTGCGAGCAG TGTGGGTTGAAGATAAACGGAGGTGAGATTGCAGTGTTTGCCTCTCGAGCGGGCCCGGGAGTGTGCTGGCACCCATCCTGCTTTGTCTGCTTCACGTGCAGTGAGCTGCTGGTCGACCTCATCTATTTTTATCAGGATGGAAAAATTCACTGTGGCCGGCACCATGCTGAGCTGCTCAAACCCCGGTGCTCAGCATGTGACGAG ataatttttgctGATGAGTGCACAGAGGCTGAGGGTCGGCATTGGCACATGAAACACTTCTGCTGCCTGGAGTGCGAGACGGTCCTGGGCGGGCAGAGGTACATCATGAAGGACGGCCGCCCATTCTGCTGCGGCTGCTTCGAGTCCCTGTATGCAGAGTACTGCGAGACATGCGGGGAGCATATTG GTGTGGACCACGCACAGATGACCTATGATGGGCAGCACTGGCATGCCACGGAGGCCTGCTTTTCCTGTGCCCAGTGCAAAACCTCTCTGTTGGGATGCCCCTTCCTCCCCAAACAAGGCCAGATTTATTGCTCGAAGACATGCAGCCTCGGTGAAGACGTGCATGCCTCCGATTCCTCTGACTCTGCATTCCAGTCAGCTCGATCAAGAGACTCCAGAAGAAGTGTGCGGATGGGCAAGAGCAGCCGGTCAGCAGATCAGTGTCGTCAGTCCCTCCTTTTGTCCCCTGCTCTGAACTATAAGTTTCCTGGCCTGTCAGGCAATGCTGACGACACCCTCTCTCGGAAGCTGGACGATCTGAGCCTTTCCAGGCAAGGAGCAAATTTTGTCAGTGAAGAATTTTGGAAAGGCAGAGTAGAGCACGAAACCCCCGAAGACCCTGAAGAATGGGCCGAGCATGAAGATTATATGACACAGCTCCTCCTCAAGTTTGGTGATAAAAGTCTCTTTCAGCAGCAGCCCAGTGAGATGGACATTCGAGCCAGTGAGCACTGGATAGCTGATAACATGGTTAAAAATAAGACTGAGTTGAAGCAAAACAACCAGAGCCTTGCAAGTAAAAAATACCAATCTGATATGTATTGGGCACAGTCACAAGATGGACTAGGAGATTCAGCTTATGGCAGCCACCCGGGCCCTGCGAGCAGTCGAAGACTCCAGGAATTGGATCTGGACCATGGGGCTTCAGGATACAATCACGATCAAACACAGTGgtatgaagattccctggagtgctTGTCAGACCTCAAACCAGAGCAAAGTGTTCGGGATTCTATGGATTCTTTGGCTTTGTCTAATATCACAG gggCTTCAGTGGATGGAGAAAGCAAGCCGAGGCCATCGTTGTATTCTCTGCAAAACTTTGAGGAAATAGAGACAGAAGATTGTGAGAAAATGAGCAATATGGGGACTCTGAACTCTTCCATGCTGCACAGGAGCACGGAGTCCTTGAAGAGTCTCAGTTCAGAGCTGTGTCCAGAAAAAGTCCTGCCCGAGGAGAAGCCGGTTCACCTGCCAGTGCTCCGAAGGTCCAAGTCTCAGTCCAGGCCACAGCAGGTCAAGTTTTCAGATGATGTCATCGACAACGGAAGCTATGAGAACATCGAAATCCGGCAGCCGCCCATGAGTGAGCGAACTCGGAGACGGGTGTACCATTTTGAAGAGAGGGGACCCAGGTCACACTACCATCGCCGCAGGAGAAGTAGGAAGTCCCGCTCAGACAATGCCCTGAACCTTGTCACAGAAAGAAAATACTCTCCCAAGGACAGGCTGCGGCTCTACACCCCCGATAACTACGAAAAGTTTATCCAGAATAAGAGTGCCCGGGAGATCCAGGCCTACATCCAGAATGCTGACCTCTATGGGCAGTACACCCACGCCACTTCTGACTACGCCCTGCAGAACCCGGGGGGACCGCGATTTCTAGGCCTCTATGGGGAGGACGACGACTCCTGGtgctcctcctccacctcctcctcctctgactcGGAAGAAGAAGGGTATTTTCTTGGACAACCAATTCCTCAGCCCCGGCCGCAGAGATACGCCTACTACACAGACGACCTTTCTAGTCCAACTTCTGCACTCCCCACTCCTCAGTTTGGTCAGAGGACAACTAAATCCAAGAAGAAAAAGGGACACAAGGGCAAAAACTGTATTATTTCTTAA
- the PRICKLE1 gene encoding prickle-like protein 1 isoform X3, with protein sequence MMPLEMEPKMSKLAFGCQRSSTSDDDSGCALEEYAWVPPGLRPEQIQLYFACLPEEKVPYVNSPGEKHRIKQLLYQLPPHDNEVRYCQTLSEEEKKELQVFSAQRKKEALGRGTIKLLSRAVMHAVCEQCGLKINGGEIAVFASRAGPGVCWHPSCFVCFTCSELLVDLIYFYQDGKIHCGRHHAELLKPRCSACDEIIFADECTEAEGRHWHMKHFCCLECETVLGGQRYIMKDGRPFCCGCFESLYAEYCETCGEHIGVDHAQMTYDGQHWHATEACFSCAQCKTSLLGCPFLPKQGQIYCSKTCSLGEDVHASDSSDSAFQSARSRDSRRSVRMGKSSRSADQCRQSLLLSPALNYKFPGLSGNADDTLSRKLDDLSLSRQGANFVSEEFWKGRVEHETPEDPEEWAEHEDYMTQLLLKFGDKSLFQQQPSEMDIRASEHWIADNMVKNKTELKQNNQSLASKKYQSDMYWAQSQDGLGDSAYGSHPGPASSRRLQELDLDHGASGYNHDQTQWYEDSLECLSDLKPEQSVRDSMDSLALSNITGASVDGESKPRPSLYSLQNFEEIETEDCEKMSNMGTLNSSMLHRSTESLKSLSSELCPEKVLPEEKPVHLPVLRRSKSQSRPQQVKFSDDVIDNGSYENIEIRQPPMSERTRRRVYHFEERGPRSHYHRRRRSRKSRSDNALNLVTERKYSPKDRLRLYTPDNYEKFIQNKSAREIQAYIQNADLYGQYTHATSDYALQNPGGPRFLGLYGEDDDSWCSSSTSSSSDSEEEGYFLGQPIPQPRPQRYAYYTDDLSSPTSALPTPQFGQRTTKSKKKKGHKGKNCIIS encoded by the exons aTCCAGCTCTATTTTGCTTGCTTACCAGAGGAAAAGGTTCCTTATGTTAACAGCCCTGGAGAGAAGCACCGAATTAAACAGCTTTTGTACCAGTTGCCACCACATGATAATGAG GTGCGGTACTGCCAGACTTTGAGtgaggaggagaaaaaagaacttcAAGTGTTCAGTGCTCAGCGGAAGAAAGAAGCACTAGGAAGAGGAACAATTAAACTTCTGTCCAGAGCAGTAATGCACGCCGTGTGCGAGCAG TGTGGGTTGAAGATAAACGGAGGTGAGATTGCAGTGTTTGCCTCTCGAGCGGGCCCGGGAGTGTGCTGGCACCCATCCTGCTTTGTCTGCTTCACGTGCAGTGAGCTGCTGGTCGACCTCATCTATTTTTATCAGGATGGAAAAATTCACTGTGGCCGGCACCATGCTGAGCTGCTCAAACCCCGGTGCTCAGCATGTGACGAG ataatttttgctGATGAGTGCACAGAGGCTGAGGGTCGGCATTGGCACATGAAACACTTCTGCTGCCTGGAGTGCGAGACGGTCCTGGGCGGGCAGAGGTACATCATGAAGGACGGCCGCCCATTCTGCTGCGGCTGCTTCGAGTCCCTGTATGCAGAGTACTGCGAGACATGCGGGGAGCATATTG GTGTGGACCACGCACAGATGACCTATGATGGGCAGCACTGGCATGCCACGGAGGCCTGCTTTTCCTGTGCCCAGTGCAAAACCTCTCTGTTGGGATGCCCCTTCCTCCCCAAACAAGGCCAGATTTATTGCTCGAAGACATGCAGCCTCGGTGAAGACGTGCATGCCTCCGATTCCTCTGACTCTGCATTCCAGTCAGCTCGATCAAGAGACTCCAGAAGAAGTGTGCGGATGGGCAAGAGCAGCCGGTCAGCAGATCAGTGTCGTCAGTCCCTCCTTTTGTCCCCTGCTCTGAACTATAAGTTTCCTGGCCTGTCAGGCAATGCTGACGACACCCTCTCTCGGAAGCTGGACGATCTGAGCCTTTCCAGGCAAGGAGCAAATTTTGTCAGTGAAGAATTTTGGAAAGGCAGAGTAGAGCACGAAACCCCCGAAGACCCTGAAGAATGGGCCGAGCATGAAGATTATATGACACAGCTCCTCCTCAAGTTTGGTGATAAAAGTCTCTTTCAGCAGCAGCCCAGTGAGATGGACATTCGAGCCAGTGAGCACTGGATAGCTGATAACATGGTTAAAAATAAGACTGAGTTGAAGCAAAACAACCAGAGCCTTGCAAGTAAAAAATACCAATCTGATATGTATTGGGCACAGTCACAAGATGGACTAGGAGATTCAGCTTATGGCAGCCACCCGGGCCCTGCGAGCAGTCGAAGACTCCAGGAATTGGATCTGGACCATGGGGCTTCAGGATACAATCACGATCAAACACAGTGgtatgaagattccctggagtgctTGTCAGACCTCAAACCAGAGCAAAGTGTTCGGGATTCTATGGATTCTTTGGCTTTGTCTAATATCACAG gggCTTCAGTGGATGGAGAAAGCAAGCCGAGGCCATCGTTGTATTCTCTGCAAAACTTTGAGGAAATAGAGACAGAAGATTGTGAGAAAATGAGCAATATGGGGACTCTGAACTCTTCCATGCTGCACAGGAGCACGGAGTCCTTGAAGAGTCTCAGTTCAGAGCTGTGTCCAGAAAAAGTCCTGCCCGAGGAGAAGCCGGTTCACCTGCCAGTGCTCCGAAGGTCCAAGTCTCAGTCCAGGCCACAGCAGGTCAAGTTTTCAGATGATGTCATCGACAACGGAAGCTATGAGAACATCGAAATCCGGCAGCCGCCCATGAGTGAGCGAACTCGGAGACGGGTGTACCATTTTGAAGAGAGGGGACCCAGGTCACACTACCATCGCCGCAGGAGAAGTAGGAAGTCCCGCTCAGACAATGCCCTGAACCTTGTCACAGAAAGAAAATACTCTCCCAAGGACAGGCTGCGGCTCTACACCCCCGATAACTACGAAAAGTTTATCCAGAATAAGAGTGCCCGGGAGATCCAGGCCTACATCCAGAATGCTGACCTCTATGGGCAGTACACCCACGCCACTTCTGACTACGCCCTGCAGAACCCGGGGGGACCGCGATTTCTAGGCCTCTATGGGGAGGACGACGACTCCTGGtgctcctcctccacctcctcctcctctgactcGGAAGAAGAAGGGTATTTTCTTGGACAACCAATTCCTCAGCCCCGGCCGCAGAGATACGCCTACTACACAGACGACCTTTCTAGTCCAACTTCTGCACTCCCCACTCCTCAGTTTGGTCAGAGGACAACTAAATCCAAGAAGAAAAAGGGACACAAGGGCAAAAACTGTATTATTTCTTAA